A single region of the Lates calcarifer isolate ASB-BC8 linkage group LG3, TLL_Latcal_v3, whole genome shotgun sequence genome encodes:
- the edn1 gene encoding LOW QUALITY PROTEIN: endothelin-1 (The sequence of the model RefSeq protein was modified relative to this genomic sequence to represent the inferred CDS: deleted 1 base in 1 codon), with protein MDMYYFISVLSVTYSWILCTVLSAPAAETSTASTVIQGRHVRTKRCSCATFLDKECVYFCHLDIIWVNTPERVVSYGLGNAPRTKRAVVDSMATGSGPRCQCLRENDNTCRNFCRLENHLRYPSLDTVIRSAEGDGCAETQCKHKLAADTGRIKRMKNGKKRQVSPLALRAAVRTRLLLEKWRVRQRHRARAWEGESSASLKTTDNLHTL; from the exons ATGGATATGTACTATTTTATTTCCGTGTTATCAGTGACGTACTCCTGGATTTTGTGCACAG TACTATCAGCGCCTGCTGCAGAGACGTCCACTGCCTCCACCGTCATCCAGGGGCGCCATGTACGGACCAAACGCTGCTCCTGCGCCACTTTCCTGGACAAGGAGTGCGTCTACTTCTGCCACTTGGACATCATCTGGGTGAACACACCTGA GCGCGTGGTCTCTTATGGACTGGGCAACGCTCCCAGGACGAAGCGCGCGGTGGTGGATTCCATGGCAACCGGCAGCGGACCTCGCTGCCAGTGTCTCCGTGAAAACGACAACACATGCAGAAACTTCTGCCGCCTGGAAAACCACCTCAGGTAT CCATCGCTCGACACGGTGATCCGCTCTGCCGAGGGCGATGGTTGCGCTGAGACGCAGTGCAAACACAAGTTGGCAGCCGACACGGGCAGGATTAAGAG GATGAAGAACGGCAAAAAGAGGCAGGTGTCGCCCCTAGCGCTCAGGGCTGCTGTG AGAACCCGCCTGCTGCTCGAGAAGTGGAGGGTGAGACAGCGCCACAGGGCAAGGGCATGGGAGGGCGAGAGCTCGGCCTCCTTAAAGACGACAGATAACCTCCACACCTTGTAA
- the hivep1 gene encoding LOW QUALITY PROTEIN: zinc finger protein 40 (The sequence of the model RefSeq protein was modified relative to this genomic sequence to represent the inferred CDS: inserted 2 bases in 2 codons; deleted 6 bases in 6 codons) — protein MPRTKQNNPKNLKDKIEEAQKELKDPKGSQKGISESSRRNADNIKGLKRKKVVAENQLKKIPKSPVKKPLQLKTSKTGVLSKETTPSCPSHNPSASPSGKRDPQYAPPVAASPDKGLSSTDAERLKQEETSPRPPSLEPADGEGGSLITAKVSQPKDIKSQGPSFEGDPYHNSAPLDVLLKAMEPDFSTLAERKNCMQVTAIGKPPSTLHAQSSGELTTMPTVNVSLQTQPSHMQTYYIDKQGNFIGIAAPLQGNVHTSTQGPPCTPLRFATPHFMPVASNPEKPSLHMSFNTGPSTITHAPVPSGSNSLPQSQPPIVHTCQSLSASVPSTIQVPVTPGSNQVQMATVMNFGAEQVSKDQKPKKPGKYVCEYCNRACAKPSVLLKHIRSHTGERPYPCVTCGFSFKTKSNLYKHKKSHAHAIKLGLIARSESGGGSLSQESDKALGTHSEAEESGDSDEESSTADLDPDSSQSSVAALSESSLQNAGTTQASHGEADLPAAFESIKAAPGQRAHEPKVTAALPKVVVYPVNVSPLRADSPRVTGAAPEQAAAQRQRDFQTANLRSSITVLSSLKEVDGTNPSLDAVSEDEDQQCKSPLLGGHAQLQRQQATDFSQQQQAKCLLSPRSLGSTDSGYFSRSESADQAMSPPSPFVKITPPVDIDIAKNTLPXLPLAVATVMHVAAEQKPRATEGQMRPPFEAKALSLEERISKLISDNEAVVDNKQLDSVKPRRTSLSRRGSIDSPKSYIFKDSFQFDLKPIGRRSSSSSDIPKSPFTPTDKSKPVFLLSVPSQYPPMDCLPITRSNSMPTTPGHSALPLNVAPLPHPLRICQSFDDKISSLNDDVFSSAPSTPNPAIHSRTLVRQAAVEDFSTSEGHGLHTVRSMDEGYHGPSVPTELMQRSRSFEHSQDRNRKPLQNKGTMYECETCRNRYRKLENFETHKKFYCSELHGPKNKPVAIKETDQDVFHVNIQQPLVPRSTSGSGILDQQTSIRKRRKMKSVGDEDDQSPTDTIPPCSVSFELPSALASQTFSQHAVIVDIQPKNNQSKLPQIQLVARGINTPDSRLSPIRETQISTSTKGEMQRQGSGTSVIRHTNSLSRPNSFETESIDRASPVDTMEKDPLNKPKVDAIANVSVDXYHEKITKPKTADFGKQRKEQCSDCTVATVVENSTPVHQSRLVRQNNIQVPEILVTEEPDREHETQATEPADKPTDQFSWPQRSESLSKLPAEKLPPKKKRIRLAQMDHSSGESSFESSLSRSLSRDSSLSRCSSISASFDREESSRSESPSRGECIGKIPEPQGLPAAFNTLGVPGMMRRAASEQITCTQPSVEISCDYRSKSFDCGNVSPSRSLSPVGQPKGGQISQVAQVPLIERRRGPLVRQMSLKIGPESQQPVRKAVIPIDKPPITNVSSLTQNRSQQIHIANRHPMAQPFILHSNEPPLQKNEQMVQSINLGSPTLQPQVHGLPHPWHQTSRVQICQKIQQPLSQILVCRENVQNKPADSEEKKCFVPKYQLQCPALRASQTSPFSNTQGTQIALPVLTIPIANPILSISKSSDVIQNVYVAQPSQQASEVKTQTVVLSGEQQRDLFDQTQAGAIPLPQILITHEQMHPASSVSSKNSLSSSHSVDSDSHPVPTAKKDKAQTQTVNTHNHTGEQVPSLGSLHCTQKLASVTLCPQQEPTASSKRMLSPANSLDIYMEKHQKRAKDEHGVACLTDGRSVNYLNSKMSEVTRQRKLTLVRQVCTTEPVDSPIETEAPPLPQIKADGEKDSEATDDVKPMSPDSTGLEKDTSTVIPEEVGPILNTTPGSQGTSIPANNTLRPQEKAEEQRWTPAKSPIRPSSFHGGQVKLTTSVSVVNTKDSHRLSFPSLKTATTFTWCFLMKRKPLHVPQTDLKTSAYAAWTVSPNNPNPLGLPTKVVMSLFDSKQTSKKIHYTSAIRTNGKSDFLSYSGKLKDVMPRVPITQRSVSVETRSKVQPENQASNDSDKDLVSKTEPRRVKIFDGGYKSNEEYVYVRGRGRGKYICEECGIRCKKPSMLRKHIRTHSDVRPYHCVHCNFSFKTKGNLTKHMKSKAHSKKCMEMGVPEGLIEDQDAEDSGDRSQVSSADRQDSDGDDSDGPDDEENDDNEEEEEDSQAESGLSTNPSVSASPQHIPSKEAEVPPSALLAQMSISSVSLPLSQPPAPESYTSDSESVPMMSPVSLSKQISISGSCYSPLPLPNSPLPVTTTTITSESYTSDTESVHMMSPVSPCRQMSIDYPDFDVPPSPPVPGKGSKLGQDSSATPPSSATSESGIPVDRSTQTSSYASQGPVHFPPQGLSQTPGAETQTHLFSHLPLHSQQPSRSSYSMVPVGGIQLVPAGLAAYSTFVPIQAGPVQLTIPAVSVIHRNTSPLPAPNTPPQPEGLQTQPLVVQEPISSVVPCFPLGQVAGLQAQTIQPVGLETLNLMGLTNTGLASTQLLPQQGLTLNATLGLQVLAANPTSQSSTGPQTHVPGLQIVNIALPAIIPSLSPLSTLSPLPGSSERQGSPEAPGAAQLSQNEPVSASPPAPLKVSSSPDVTTGSRVSPGGSGGAAELTQTVEGDKSPQQHPSPAPESRADSAKESPVDGASDSAPPRPPPVTSWQKVIDDYNEVSSDDEDRLVIAT, from the exons GGATATCTGAAAGCAGTCGCAGAAATGCAGACAACATAAAAGGCCTGAAGAGGAAAAAGGTCGTTGCAGAGAATCAGCTCAAGAAAATTCCTAAATCTCCAGTGAAAAAACCCCTGCAGCTGAAAACGTCTAAAACTGGAGTGTTGTCCAAGGAAACTACACCTTCTTGTCCTTCCCACAATCCTTCAGCGTCACCCAGTGGGAAAAGGGACCCACAGTATGCCCCACCAGTTGCAGCATCCCCCGACAAGGGGTTGTCTTCAACTGATGCTGAAAGGCTGAAGCAGGAAGAAACGTCTCCTAGGCCACCATCACTCGAGCCCGCGGACGGTGAGGGCGGCTCTTTGATTACTGCCAAAGTGTCTCAGCCCAAAGACATCAAGAGCCAAGGCCCCAGCTTTGAGGGGGATCCGTACCACAACAGCGCTCCACTTGATGTTCTACTAAAGGCCATGGAGCCAGACTTCAGTACACTGGctgagaggaaaaactgcaTGCAGGTCACAGCCATTGGAAAACCACCTTCCACCCTTCATGCTCAGTCCAGTGGTGAATTAACAACAATGCCAACTGTCAATGTCAGTCTCCAGACCCAACCTTCCCATATGCAGACTTATTATATTGACAAACAAGGCAACTTTATTGGCATTGCAGCACCACTACAGGGAAATGTGCACACTTCTACACAGGGT CCCCCATGCACTCCTCTCCGCTTCGCTACACCACATTTTATGCCTGTTGCTTCAAATCCAGAAAAGCCGAGCTTGCACATGAGCTTTAATACTGGACCATCCACTATTACTCACGCACCTGTTCCCTCAGGCTCCAACTCTTTGCCGCAAAGCCAACCGCCCATTGTGCACACATGCCAGTCCCTCTCAGCAAGTGTTCCCAGCACCATTCAGGTCCCAGTCACACCTGGCAGCAACCAAGTACAGATGGCCACTGTAATGAACTTTGGTGCCGAACAGGTTTCCAAGGACCAAAAGCCTAAGAAGCcaggaaaatatgtttgtgAATACTGCAACCGGGCATGCGCGAAACCTAGTGTGCTGCTCAAACACATCAGGTCTCACACAGGAGAAAGACCATACCCTTGTGTGACTTGTGGCTTCTCGTTCAAAACCAAGAGCAACTTGTACAAGCACAAGAAATCA CATGCTCATGCTATAAAACTGGGTCTCATTGCGCGCTCTGAATCTGGAGGTGGATCGCTGTCTCAAGAGTCTGACAAAGCCCTCGGGACACATTCAGAGGCGGAGGAGAGCGGGGACAGCGATGAGGAAAGCAGCACCGCAGACTTGGACCCCGACTCATCGCAGAGCAGCGTGGCAGCTTTGTCTGAAAGCAGTTTACAGAATGCAGGTACGACCCAAGCAAGCCACGGGGAGGCTGACCTGCCAGCTGCGTTTGAGTCGATCAAAGCAGCACCAGGCCAGAGGGCTCACGAGCCCAAAGTGACTGCTGCGCTTCCAAAAGTTGTCGTATACCCAGTTAACGTCTCCCCTCTGAGGGCAGACAGCCCAAGAGTTACAGGCGCAGCACCCGAGCAAGCCGCTGCCCAACGGCAACGGGACTTCCAGACTGCCAATCTGAGATCAAGCATCACGGTCCTGTCATCTCTGAAAGAGGTGGACGGTACAAATCCCTCACTA GATGCTGTGAGCGAAGACGAAGACCAGCAGTGCAAGTCTCCGCTGTTGGGTGGACATGCTCAGCTTCAGAGGCAACAAGCAACTGACTTTTCTCAACAGCAACAGGCTAAATGTCTGCTTAGTCCCCGCAGTCTGGGAAGTACAGATTCAGGCTACTTCTCACGCTCCGAGAGTGCTGACCAGGCCATGAGTCCACCCAGTCCTTTTGTAAAGATAACTCCACCGGTGGACATCGACATTGCCAAGAATACTCTTC AACTTCCTCTTGCGGTTGCCACAGTGATGCATGTAGCC GCTGAGCAAAAGCCACGGGCCACAGAGGGACAGATGCGTCCGCCGTTTGAAGCCAAAGCACTCTCTCTGGAAGAACGAATCTCAAAACTGATATCTGATAATGAGGCAGTGGTTGACAATAAGCAGCTGGACAGTGTAAAGCCAAGGAGGACGTCTCTTTCAAGGAGAGGCAGCATAGACTCCCCCAAGTCATACATATTTAAAGACTCTTTTCAGTTTGATCTAAAACCTATTGGAAGACGGTCAAGTTCCAGCTCAGACATCCCCAAGTCCCCATTCACTCCCACAGATAAATCTAAGCCAGTATTTCTCCTCTCTGTACCTTCTCAATACCCGCCAATGGATTGTTTGCCAATTACGAGGAGTAACTCCATGCCGACTACACCTGGAcactctgctcttcctctcaaTGTTGCCCCACTCCCCCACCCTTTGCGGATCTGTCAGTCGTTTGATGACAAAATCAGCTCATTGAATGATGACGTGTTTTCGTCAGCCCCGTCAACCCCAAATCCAGCAATACATTCTCGAACGTTAGTCAGACAAGCAGCGGTGGAAGACTTTTCCACAAGTGAAGGGCATGGCCTCCATACTGTTCGCTCCATGGATGAGGGCTATCACGGTCCAAGC GTTCCAACTGAGCTGATGCAAAGAAGCAGATCTTTCGAGCACagtcaggacagaaacagaaagccTCTGCAGAACAAAGGCACGATGTACGAGTGCGAAACCTGCCGTAACCGGTACAGAAAGTTAGAAAACTTTGAAACTCATAAGAAATTCTATTGCTCTGAGCTTCACGGCCCAAAAAACAAGCCAGTCGCCATTAAAGAAACTGATCAAGATGTTTTTCACGTTAACATACAGCAGCCCCTCGTCCCTAGATCAACCAGTGGCTCAGGGATACTCGATCAGCAGACATCAATCAGAAAGAGACGGAAAATGAAAAGCGTTGGCGATGAGGATGATCAATCTCCAACTGACACCATTCCTCCTTGCTCAGTCAGCTTTGAGCTGCCATCAGCTCTGGCAAGTCAGACTTTTTCTCAGCATGCTGTAATAGTAGACATACAGCCCAAAAACAACCAGTCAAAGCTACCTCAGATTCAGCTCGTAGCAAGAGGTATAAATACTCCAGACTCCAGACTGTCACCGATACGAGAGACCCAGATCAGCACTTCCACTAAAGGAGAAATGCAAAGGCAAGGCAGCGGTACGTCAGTCATTAGACACACCAATTCTCTCAGCAGACCCAATTCATTCGAGACAGAATCTATTGACAGGGCTTCTCCTGTTGATACTATGGAGAAGGATCCCCTTAACAAGCCCAAAGTAGATGCAATAGCAAATGTCTCAGTTG ACTACCATGAAAAAATAACCAAACCCAAAACTGCTGACTTTGGAAAACAAAGGAAGGAACAGTGCTCTGATTGCACAGtagcaacagttgttgagaACTCCACCCCCGTCCACCAGTCTCGTCTGGTTCGTCAGAATAACATCCAAGTCCCTGAGATTCTGGTGACGGAAGAGCCCGACAGAGAGCATGAAACACAGGCCACAGAGCCAGCAGATAAACCCACAGATCAGTTCAGCTGGCCTCAGAGAAGCGAGAGTTTGTCAAAGTTACCAGCAGAGAAACTCCCgcctaaaaagaaaagaattcgTCTTGCTCAAATGGACCACTCCTCTGGTGAATCCAGTTTTGAGTCCAGCCTCTCGCGAAGCCTGAGCAGGGACAGCAGTCTTTCTCGTTGTTCCAGCATTTCAGCCTCTTTTGACAGAGAAGAGTCATCTAGGTCGGAGAGTCCCTCCAGAGGGGAGTGTATTGGCAAAATTCCAGAGCCTCAAGGTTTGCCAGCAGCCTTCAACACCCTTGGTGTGCCTGGGATGATGAGGCGTGCTGCATCTGAGCAGATTACTTGTACCCAACCCTCTGTGGAGATTTCATGTGACTACCGTAGTAAGTCTTTTGACTGTGGAAATGTATCTCCCAGCAGATCTCTATCACCTGTTGGCCAGCCTAAAGGTGGACAAATCTCCCAAGTTGCCCAGGTGCCACTCATCGAAAGGAGGCGGGGGCCATTAGTTCGCCAGATGTCTTTAAAGATAGGCCCAGAGAGTCAGCAACCTGTTCGGAAAGCAGTCATACCTATAGATAAACCTCCCATTACAAATGTTAGTTCTTTAACTCAGAATAGATCCCAGCAGATTCACATTGCCAACAGGCACCCCATGGCTCAGCCTTTTATCCTGCACAGTAATGAACCACCCTTGCAAAAGAATGAGCAAATGGTGCAAAGCATTAATTTGGGTAGCCCAACTCTGCAGCCTCAAGTCCACGGCCTTCCACATCCTTGGCATCAAACATCAAGGGTTCAAATATGCCAAAAGATACAACAGCCGCTGAGCCAGATCTTAGTTTGTCGTGAGAACGTCCAAAACAAACCAGCTGAttcagaagaaaagaaatgttttgtgccgAAATACCAACTGCAGTGTCCTGCTCTGAGAGCAAGCCAAACAAGCCCTTTCTCCAACACACAGGGAACTCAGATAGCCTTGCCAGTTTTAACGATACCTATTGCCAATCCAATTTTGAGCATTTCAAAATCGTCAGATGTAATCCAAAATGTATACGTTGCTCAGCCCAGTCAGCAGGCCTCTGAGGTGAAGACACAGACTGTAGTTCTGTCAGGTGAACAGCAAAGAGATCTGTTTGATCAGACCCAAGCAGGTGCTATACCACTGCCACAGATCCTGATAACACATGAGCAGATGCACCCTGCTTCCTCTGTGTCCAGTAAAAACAGCCTCTCCTCCAGTCACAGTGTAGACAGTGATTCTCATCCTGTACCAACTGCAAAGAAGGACAAGGCTCAAACTCAAACAGTTAACACTCACAACCACACTGGAGAACAAGTGCCTTCTCTTGGGTCTTTGCATTGCACACAGAAACTGGCGTCAGTAACTCTCTGTCCACAGCAGGAACCCACTGCTTCAAGTAAACGAATGCTGTCACCTGCTAACAGCCTGGACATCTACAtggaaaaacaccaaaaacGGGCTAAGGATGAGCACGGTGTGGCCTGTCTGACTGACGGCAGGTCGGTCAATTATCTTAACTCCAAGATGTCAGAGGTGACTCGACAGCGGAAGCTAACACTTGTTCGGCAGGTTTGCACAACTGAACCAGTGGACAGTCCCATTGAAACTGAAGCTCCACCTCTACCCCAGATTAAAGCAGATGGGGAGAAGGACTCTGAGGCTACTGATGATGTTAAGCCTATGTCACCTGACAGCACCGGGCTGGAAAAAGACACGAGCACTGTTATTCCTGAGGAGGTGGGTCCCATTCTGAATACTACACCTGGCAGCCAGGGAACGTCCATACCAGCTAATAACACTCTGAGGCCCCAAGAGAAAGCTGAGGAGCAGAGGTGGACCCCAGCTAAATCTCCTATCAGGCCTTCCAGTTTCCACGGGGGCCAGGTGAAACTGAccaca tctgtgtctgtggttaaCACAAAGGACAGTCATCGCCTGTCTTTCCCCAGCCTGAAGACAGCCACCACCTTCACATGGTGTTTCTTGATGAAGAGGAAACCTCTTCATGTTCCACAGACTGATCTGAAGACTTCAGCATATGCTGCCTGGACAGTCAGCCCCAATAACCCTAACCCACTCGGACTGCCCACCAAGGTGGTCATGTCTCTGTTTGACTCCAAGCAGACCTCCAAGAAAATACACTACACCTCGGCCATAAGAACAAATGGGAAATCAGATTTCTTGTCCTACTCGGGCAAGCTGAAAGATGTCATGCCCAGG GTGCCAATAACCCAGAGGTCTGTATCAGTTGAAACCAGAAGTAAAGTGCAACCAGAAAATCAAGCCAGCAACGACTCAGACAAGGACTTGGTTTCTAAAACTGAGCCAAGACGGGTCAAAATATTCGACGGCGG ATACAAATCTAACGAAGAGTATGTTTATGTACGCGGGCGTGGACGCGGTAAATACATCTGTGAGGAATGTGGAATCCGCTGTAAGAAGCCCAGCATGCTGCGCAAACACATCCGCACCCACTCCGACGTCCGGCCTTACCACTGTGTCCACTGCAACTTCTCCTTCAAGACGAAAG GAAATCTGACCAAGCACATGAAATCCAAGGCCCACAGCAAGAAGTGCATGGAGATGGGGGTGCCTGAGGGTCTCATCGAGGATCAGGATGCAGAGGACTCTG GAGACCGGAGTCAAGTGAGCAGCGCTGACCGTCAAGATTCAGATGGTGACGACTCCGACGGCCCCGACGACGAGGAGAACGATGacaacgaggaggaggaggaggacagccAGGCGGAGTCCGGCTTGTCCACCAACCCTTCTGTCTCCGCCAGCCCACAGCATATCCCCTCCAAAGAGGCTGAGGTCCCTCCTAGCGCCCTCCTAGCCCAGATGTCAATCAGCTcagtctccctccctctgtcccagCCTCCGGCTCCTGAATCCTACACGTCAGACTCAGAATCCGTCCCCATGATGAGCCCTGTGTCCCTGAGCAAGCAGATATCCATCTCTGGGTCCTGCTACAGCCCGCTGCCCCTCCCTAACTCACCTCTGCccgtcaccaccaccaccatcacatcAGAGTCCTACACCTCAGACACAGAGTCAGTGCACATGATGAGCCCAGTGTCTCCATGCAGGCAGATGTCCATCGACTACCCCGACTTTGATGTGCCCCCTAGTCCCCCAGTGCCAGGCAAGGGCTCCAAGCTAGGCCAG gACTCCTCTGCTACCCCTCCCTCTTCAGCGACCAGCGAATCGGGGATACCAGTGGACCGGAGCACTCAGACTTCCTCCTATGCTTCCCAAGGCCCCGTGCACTTTCCCCCACAGGGTCTCTCCCAAACACCGGGAGCAGAGACCCAGACCCACCTGTTCAGCCACCTGCCCCTGCACTCCCAGCAGCCGTCTCGTTCCTCTTACAGCATGGTCCCAGTCGGGGGGATCCAGCTGGTGCCCGCCGGCCTGGCAGCTTACTCCACCTTCGTGCCAATCCAGGCCGGACCGGTCCAGCTCACAATCCCAGCAGTGAGCGTCATTCATAGGAACACGAGCCCATTACCAGCTCCCAACACCCCGCCCCAACCGGAGGGCCTGCAGACGCAGCCGCTGGTGGTCCAGGAACCGATCAGCAGTGTTGTTCCCTGCTTCCCCCTTGGGCAGGTCGCCGGCCTGCAGGCTCAGACGATACAACCAGTGGGTCTGGAGACACTTAACCTCATGGGGCTGACCAACACAGGCCTGGCATCCACCCAGCTGCTGCCCCAGCAAGGGCTCACCCTCAACGCGACCCTCGGGCTGCAGGTGCTAGCTGCCAACCCCACCTCCCAAAGCAGCACCGGCCCGCAGACACACGTCCCAGGTCTGCAGATAGTCAACATCGCCCTGCCTGCCATCATTCCTTCCCTCAGCCCTCTCTCCACCCTCAGCCCCCTCCCCGGGTCCTCTGAGAGGCAAGGCAGCCCCGAAGCTCCAGGAGCAGCGCAGCTGTCTCAAAACGAACCTGTGTCGGCCTCACCGCCCGCCCCTCTGAAGGTCAGCAGCTCTCCAGATGTGACCACGGGCAGCAGGGTGAGCCCCGGAGGCAGCGGTGGAGCGGCAGAGCTCACGCAGACTGTCGAAGGGGATAAATCCCCACAGCAGCATCCGTCACCAGCTCCAGAGAGCCGAGCAGACAGTGCAAAGGAGTCACCGGTCGACGGAGCCAGTGATTCTGCTCCTCCAAGACCGCCGCCAGTGACCAGCTGGCAGAAGGTAATTGATGACTATAATGAGGTGTCCAGTGATGATGAAGACAGACTGGTCATTGCCACCTGA